In Novosphingobium sp. MMS21-SN21R, a single genomic region encodes these proteins:
- a CDS encoding bifunctional diguanylate cyclase/phosphodiesterase, with product MGTGPFIGQRRLRQETGASSAWWIVAATFLALLALTAALIAAFRNSTEIADEFARTEERRLVERFVERTGEQILEADLLQMQWDDAVTKLNSPDFEVWARNFLAGYFAGSHDIDRIYHVRFDGELVHCWEGRRLAQTCNFASIATQVRKLVRRSVKEGQTEIPVATWRPLGSVAWPYDAKGLPLARGLSSMTSLGGQPAFVAVGSVIPDVTPGLLSHQPDYIVLVRMLDDKVIADLKGSLLLDDVRFSNGPDIEPGRNSLAMKGVDAQDIGWLSWKSEPPGPSILRRTAPLLAVYILFFVGVVVGGAIIVRRMRRTTSELVASEAQAQHNALHDAMSGLPNRTHFMQRLRQELIACVERRQLGDVFVAYVDIDRFKVVNDTLGHHVGDELVRQVAMRLRRSLPPGDFLSRFGGDEFVLLRRATGGRAAADMLGRQIMALMNEPFVISGNNLDISFSCGISWGPEQSEDPGELLRRADIALYRAKQRGRARFRRFTRDMDASVKLRREMETELRRAITRDELTMAYQPIVNAADGQILGFEALVRWPHPERGAIRPGLFVPVAEQAGLMVPLGNWVLRRVFSECRDWPDCDISVNLSPLQIMASDFLANIDRLVRETGVDPRRIVLEVTEGVMLDRSDHVVDVLKGLNYRGFRIALDDFGIGYSSLSYLRSFQFDRIKIDRSFVQNIETDLDAHSILRAIVSLGHTLRMKVVAEGVETPVQRALVQAAGCQMIQGHLFWQAMPPEEAIALLDVPQQKSRRSA from the coding sequence ATGGGGACGGGACCGTTCATTGGGCAGCGCCGGTTGCGGCAGGAGACCGGTGCTTCAAGCGCCTGGTGGATCGTCGCGGCCACGTTCCTTGCCTTGCTTGCTTTGACCGCTGCCCTGATTGCGGCTTTCCGCAATTCCACCGAAATCGCCGACGAATTCGCCCGCACGGAGGAACGCCGACTGGTTGAGCGGTTTGTCGAACGAACCGGCGAGCAAATTCTGGAAGCCGACCTTCTGCAGATGCAATGGGATGACGCGGTCACAAAGCTCAACAGTCCCGATTTCGAGGTCTGGGCCAGAAACTTTCTGGCAGGATACTTTGCCGGCAGTCACGACATAGACCGCATCTATCATGTCCGTTTTGACGGCGAGTTGGTGCACTGCTGGGAAGGTCGCAGGCTGGCCCAGACCTGCAACTTTGCGTCGATAGCGACGCAGGTCAGAAAACTCGTCCGGCGGTCGGTGAAAGAAGGCCAGACAGAGATCCCGGTCGCTACGTGGCGGCCACTAGGCAGTGTTGCCTGGCCCTATGATGCCAAGGGTCTGCCCTTGGCGCGGGGCCTTTCATCCATGACCAGCCTTGGCGGGCAGCCGGCATTTGTCGCCGTCGGTTCAGTCATCCCTGATGTAACACCGGGGCTGCTCTCCCACCAACCTGATTACATTGTCCTCGTCCGCATGCTGGACGACAAGGTCATTGCCGATCTCAAAGGCTCGCTGCTTCTCGACGATGTGAGATTTTCTAACGGGCCAGACATCGAGCCCGGCCGCAATTCTTTGGCAATGAAGGGTGTGGACGCTCAGGACATTGGCTGGCTCTCCTGGAAATCAGAACCGCCAGGCCCGTCGATCCTGCGCCGAACGGCCCCGCTACTGGCCGTGTATATCCTGTTTTTCGTGGGCGTCGTGGTTGGCGGGGCGATCATTGTCCGCCGGATGCGCCGCACCACAAGCGAACTGGTCGCGAGTGAGGCACAGGCCCAGCACAATGCGCTGCACGATGCCATGTCGGGATTGCCCAATCGTACCCATTTCATGCAGCGCCTCCGCCAGGAATTGATCGCCTGCGTCGAGCGGCGACAACTGGGTGACGTGTTCGTGGCTTATGTCGACATCGACCGATTCAAAGTGGTCAACGACACGCTTGGCCATCACGTGGGCGATGAACTTGTCCGGCAGGTCGCAATGCGCCTGCGCCGTTCCCTGCCGCCGGGCGATTTCCTGTCGCGCTTCGGCGGTGACGAATTCGTGTTGCTACGGCGGGCAACGGGGGGGCGTGCCGCAGCCGACATGCTCGGACGCCAGATCATGGCCCTGATGAACGAGCCATTCGTGATCTCGGGCAACAATCTCGACATCAGCTTCTCGTGCGGGATCAGCTGGGGGCCGGAGCAGAGCGAGGATCCCGGCGAATTGCTGCGCCGCGCGGACATTGCACTCTACCGCGCCAAACAGCGCGGGCGAGCACGTTTCCGCCGCTTTACGCGCGACATGGATGCTTCAGTCAAGCTGCGACGCGAGATGGAAACCGAGTTGCGCCGCGCGATCACGCGTGACGAACTGACCATGGCCTACCAGCCTATCGTCAATGCGGCTGACGGCCAGATCCTCGGCTTTGAGGCGCTCGTGCGCTGGCCTCACCCCGAACGGGGAGCAATCCGCCCCGGCCTTTTCGTGCCCGTGGCCGAGCAGGCAGGTCTGATGGTGCCGCTCGGCAACTGGGTCTTGCGCCGTGTGTTCAGCGAGTGCCGCGATTGGCCGGACTGCGATATCTCGGTCAACCTCTCGCCGCTGCAGATCATGGCCAGTGACTTTCTGGCCAACATCGACCGACTGGTGCGCGAGACCGGGGTGGACCCGCGCCGTATCGTGCTCGAAGTGACCGAGGGCGTGATGCTCGACCGCAGCGATCATGTCGTCGATGTGCTCAAGGGACTGAACTATCGCGGCTTCCGCATCGCGCTCGACGATTTCGGCATCGGTTATTCGTCGCTCAGCTATCTTCGCTCGTTCCAGTTTGACCGGATCAAGATCGACCGTTCGTTCGTCCAGAATATCGAGACCGATCTGGACGCGCATTCGATCCTGCGAGCCATCGTGTCGCTGGGTCATACTCTGCGGATGAAGGTCGTTGCGGAGGGTGTGGAAACGCCAGTGCAGCGAGCGCTGGTTCAGGCCGCCGGGTGCCAGATGATCCAGGGCCACCTGTTCTGGCAGGCCATGCCGCCGGAAGAGGCGATCGCCTTGCTCGATGTGCCGCAGCAGAAATCCCGCCGCTCCGCCTGA
- a CDS encoding P-II family nitrogen regulator yields the protein MKKVEAIIKPFKLDEVKESLHEIGVSGITVTEAKGFGRQKGHTELYRGAEYVVDFLPKVKLEVVVADALVDRVVEAIASAAQTGRIGDGKIFVIPVESALRIRTGERDDDAI from the coding sequence GTGAAAAAGGTCGAAGCCATCATCAAGCCCTTCAAGCTCGATGAAGTGAAGGAATCGCTGCACGAAATCGGCGTGTCCGGCATCACCGTGACCGAGGCCAAGGGCTTTGGACGCCAGAAGGGCCACACCGAGCTTTATCGCGGCGCCGAATATGTCGTCGATTTCCTGCCCAAGGTGAAGCTTGAGGTCGTCGTGGCCGACGCACTGGTCGATCGTGTAGTCGAAGCCATCGCTTCTGCCGCGCAGACCGGCCGCATCGGCGATGGCAAGATTTTCGTCATCCCGGTCGAAAGCGCGCTGCGCATCCGCACCGGTGAGCGTGACGACGACGCGATCTGA
- a CDS encoding aldehyde dehydrogenase family protein yields MRERLQQYIDGKWVDSDGGKRHEVINPTTEEACCAITLGTAADVDKAVAAAQRAFKTFSKTTREERLALLERIVDEYKKRVPDLADAMADEMGAPVSFASTAQVGAGIGGFLGTMAALKDFEFMEDNGSFKVAYEPIGVVGMITPWNWPLNQIALKVAPALAAGNTMILKPSEECPTNAAIFAEILDAAGVPPGVFNLIQGDGPGVGTAISSHPGIDMVSFTGSTRAGILVAKAAADTVKRVHQELGGKSPNIVLPDADFAAHLPSTASGPLVNSGQSCISPTRILVPREREGEAAAFISAMYSATQVGDPKQEGGHIGPVVNKAQFDKIRGLIQSAIDEGAKLETGGPDLPANVNRGYYIKPTVFSGVTPAMRIAQEEIFGPVATIMAYDSLDEAIEIANDTAYGLSACITGDPAKAAAVAPELRAGMVAINNWGPAPGAPFGGYKQSGNGREGGLYGLKDFMEMKSISGLPA; encoded by the coding sequence ATGCGCGAGCGGCTGCAACAATACATCGATGGCAAGTGGGTCGATAGCGATGGCGGAAAGCGCCACGAGGTCATCAATCCCACGACCGAAGAGGCCTGCTGCGCCATCACGCTGGGCACTGCCGCCGACGTCGACAAGGCTGTCGCTGCCGCACAGCGCGCCTTCAAGACCTTCAGCAAGACCACGCGCGAAGAGCGTCTGGCGCTGCTGGAACGCATCGTTGACGAATACAAGAAGCGCGTCCCCGATCTTGCCGACGCGATGGCCGATGAGATGGGTGCGCCGGTCAGCTTTGCCAGCACTGCGCAGGTCGGCGCCGGGATCGGCGGCTTCCTTGGCACCATGGCCGCGCTCAAAGACTTCGAGTTCATGGAAGACAACGGCTCGTTCAAGGTCGCTTATGAGCCGATCGGCGTCGTCGGCATGATCACGCCGTGGAACTGGCCGCTCAATCAGATCGCGCTCAAGGTCGCGCCTGCGCTGGCTGCCGGCAACACCATGATCCTCAAACCATCCGAGGAATGCCCTACCAACGCCGCCATCTTCGCTGAGATCCTTGATGCCGCTGGCGTTCCACCGGGCGTGTTCAACCTGATCCAGGGCGATGGACCGGGCGTAGGTACGGCGATCAGCTCGCACCCCGGAATCGACATGGTGAGCTTCACCGGTTCCACGCGCGCTGGCATTCTTGTTGCCAAAGCGGCCGCCGATACGGTCAAGCGCGTCCATCAGGAACTTGGCGGGAAATCGCCCAACATCGTGCTGCCCGACGCTGACTTTGCCGCGCACCTGCCCTCCACCGCGTCCGGCCCGCTCGTCAACAGCGGCCAGAGCTGCATTTCCCCGACTCGCATCCTCGTCCCGCGCGAGCGCGAAGGCGAGGCTGCAGCCTTCATTTCGGCGATGTACTCGGCCACGCAAGTCGGCGATCCGAAGCAGGAAGGCGGGCACATCGGCCCGGTCGTCAACAAGGCGCAGTTCGACAAGATTCGCGGACTGATCCAGTCGGCCATCGACGAAGGCGCCAAGCTGGAAACCGGTGGTCCGGATCTGCCGGCGAACGTCAATCGAGGCTATTACATCAAGCCGACGGTGTTCTCGGGCGTCACGCCCGCCATGCGCATCGCGCAGGAGGAAATCTTCGGCCCTGTCGCCACGATCATGGCTTATGACAGCCTCGACGAAGCCATCGAGATCGCCAACGATACGGCCTACGGCCTGTCTGCCTGCATTACCGGCGATCCGGCGAAGGCCGCGGCAGTCGCGCCGGAACTGCGCGCCGGCATGGTCGCCATCAATAACTGGGGACCTGCTCCCGGCGCACCGTTTGGTGGGTACAAGCAGTCCGGAAACGGCCGTGAAGGCGGGCTCTACGGCCTCAAGGATTTCATGGAGATGAAGTCCATCAGCGGACTGCCCGCCTAA
- the map gene encoding type I methionyl aminopeptidase produces MTEYVTVDDTDILPRDGTIKLHGPAGFEAMRKAGRLAAEILDALAPLVQPGVRTDYLDDVVRQMTLDGGAVPATLGYRGYTHSCCISVNHVVCHGIPSDKTLKDGDIVNIDVTPLLNGWHGDSSRMYLVGDVPLKAKRLVDVTYECLMIGIAKAKPGARLGDIGAAIQEHAERQRYGVVREFCGHGLGRLFHDAPEVVHAGRAGTGPELKPGMFFTIEPMINLGKPGVKILEDGWTAVTRDRSLSAQFEHSIGITQDGCEIFTASPKGLDKPPYAD; encoded by the coding sequence ATGACTGAATATGTGACCGTAGACGATACCGATATTCTCCCGCGCGACGGGACCATCAAGCTGCACGGCCCCGCAGGCTTCGAAGCGATGCGCAAGGCTGGTCGCCTGGCTGCCGAAATTCTCGACGCGCTGGCGCCGCTGGTGCAACCGGGCGTCCGCACGGACTATCTCGACGATGTGGTGCGGCAGATGACGCTCGATGGCGGCGCGGTCCCGGCGACGCTGGGCTATCGCGGTTATACCCATTCGTGCTGCATCTCGGTCAATCACGTGGTCTGCCACGGCATCCCGTCAGACAAGACGCTGAAGGACGGGGATATCGTCAACATCGACGTGACGCCGCTGCTGAACGGCTGGCACGGCGATTCCAGCCGCATGTATCTGGTCGGTGACGTGCCGCTGAAGGCGAAGCGCCTTGTCGATGTAACCTATGAATGCCTGATGATCGGCATTGCCAAGGCCAAGCCCGGCGCCCGTCTGGGCGACATTGGCGCGGCCATTCAAGAACATGCCGAGCGCCAGCGCTACGGGGTCGTGCGCGAATTCTGCGGCCATGGCCTGGGCCGCCTGTTCCATGATGCACCCGAAGTGGTCCACGCCGGGCGCGCAGGCACCGGCCCTGAACTGAAGCCGGGGATGTTCTTCACGATCGAGCCGATGATCAATCTCGGCAAGCCGGGCGTGAAGATCCTCGAGGATGGCTGGACGGCGGTAACCCGCGACCGTTCGCTCTCGGCACAGTTCGAGCATTCGATCGGCATCACGCAGGACGGCTGCGAAATCTTCACCGCAAGCCCCAAAGGGCTCGACAAGCCGCCTTACGCGGACTGA
- the glnA gene encoding type I glutamate--ammonia ligase translates to MASAKDILARIKDEEIEWVDLRFTDPKGKWQHLTMVAGLIGEDELEDGLMFDGSSIEGWKAINESDMILKPDLDAVYMDPFSATSMMIVVCDIVEPSTGELYSRDPRSTAKRAEAFVKSTGVGDTVYVGPEAEFFLFDDVKYYDGYDGNGFRIDDVELPTNTNKEYEGGNMGHRPGVKGGYFPVAPIDSCVDIRGEMVSTMIEMGLPCDKHHHEVASAQHELGLTFGTLVQTADRMQVYKYVVQQVAHAYGKSATFMPKPIKGDNGSGMHTHISIWEAGKPLFAGNGYAGLSDMCLYFIGGVIKHAKALNAFTNPTTNSYKRLVPGYEAPVLLAYSARNRSASCRIPYGAGSKAKRVEFRFPDAMANPYLCYAALLMAGLDGIKNKIHPGEAMDKNLYDLPPAELAEVPTVCGSLREALESLEADQDFLIQGGVFTKDQIEAYIELKWPEVMRWETTPSAVEFDMYYSL, encoded by the coding sequence ATGGCTAGTGCAAAGGACATTCTCGCCCGCATCAAGGACGAGGAAATCGAGTGGGTCGATCTGCGCTTCACCGATCCCAAGGGCAAGTGGCAGCACCTGACCATGGTCGCCGGTCTTATCGGCGAAGATGAGCTGGAAGACGGTCTGATGTTCGACGGTTCGTCGATCGAAGGCTGGAAGGCCATCAACGAATCGGACATGATCCTCAAGCCCGACCTCGACGCGGTTTACATGGACCCGTTCAGCGCAACTTCGATGATGATCGTGGTTTGCGACATCGTCGAGCCTTCGACCGGTGAACTCTATTCGCGCGATCCGCGTTCGACCGCCAAGCGCGCCGAAGCCTTCGTCAAGTCGACCGGCGTGGGTGACACCGTCTACGTTGGCCCTGAAGCCGAATTCTTCCTGTTCGATGACGTCAAGTACTATGACGGCTACGATGGCAATGGCTTCCGCATCGATGATGTGGAACTGCCGACCAACACCAACAAGGAATACGAAGGTGGCAACATGGGCCACCGTCCTGGCGTAAAGGGTGGCTACTTCCCCGTCGCCCCGATCGACAGCTGCGTCGACATCCGCGGTGAAATGGTCTCGACCATGATCGAAATGGGCCTGCCCTGCGACAAGCATCACCACGAAGTCGCCTCGGCCCAGCACGAACTCGGCCTGACCTTCGGTACGCTGGTCCAGACCGCTGACCGCATGCAGGTCTACAAGTACGTCGTGCAGCAGGTCGCTCACGCCTATGGCAAGTCGGCTACGTTCATGCCGAAGCCGATCAAGGGCGACAACGGTTCGGGCATGCACACCCACATCTCGATCTGGGAAGCTGGCAAGCCGCTGTTTGCCGGTAACGGCTATGCCGGTCTGTCGGACATGTGCCTGTACTTCATCGGCGGTGTGATCAAGCACGCCAAGGCCCTGAACGCCTTCACCAACCCGACCACCAACAGCTACAAGCGTCTGGTGCCGGGCTACGAAGCCCCCGTTCTGCTGGCCTATTCGGCCCGTAACCGTTCGGCTTCGTGCCGCATTCCTTACGGTGCCGGTTCGAAGGCAAAGCGCGTGGAATTCCGTTTCCCCGACGCGATGGCCAACCCCTACCTGTGCTACGCCGCGCTGCTCATGGCTGGCCTCGACGGGATTAAGAACAAGATCCACCCGGGCGAAGCCATGGACAAGAACCTCTACGATCTGCCGCCGGCAGAACTCGCAGAAGTTCCGACCGTGTGCGGTTCGCTTCGTGAAGCGCTCGAAAGCCTTGAAGCCGATCAGGACTTCCTGATTCAGGGCGGCGTGTTCACCAAGGACCAGATCGAAGCTTATATCGAACTGAAGTGGCCGGAAGTCATGCGCTGGGAAACCACGCCTTCGGCGGTCGAATTCGACATGTACTACTCGCTCTGA
- a CDS encoding CHAP domain-containing protein, whose product MLRKTVAALLALISFMTLPAVAHARLQCVTYARQISDVQISGNARDWWSNAEGSYERGQQPKPGAVLAFSGTRSMPYGHVAVVRKVVDDRHILIDHANWSGPGAIDRGVVAVDVSAAGDWSEVRVWYAPTKSVGLRASPAHGFIYPRTVTAKADTASAKG is encoded by the coding sequence ATGCTTCGTAAAACGGTCGCCGCACTCCTCGCCCTGATTTCCTTCATGACGCTTCCTGCTGTCGCCCATGCGCGGCTCCAGTGCGTCACTTATGCCCGCCAGATCTCTGACGTGCAGATCTCGGGCAATGCGCGTGACTGGTGGAGCAACGCCGAAGGCAGCTACGAGCGCGGCCAGCAGCCCAAGCCGGGCGCAGTCCTCGCCTTCTCGGGCACTCGCTCGATGCCCTACGGCCACGTCGCTGTCGTCCGCAAAGTCGTCGATGACCGCCACATCCTGATCGACCATGCCAACTGGTCCGGCCCCGGCGCGATCGATCGCGGCGTGGTCGCTGTCGATGTTTCGGCTGCTGGCGACTGGAGCGAAGTGCGCGTCTGGTACGCGCCGACCAAGTCGGTCGGCCTGCGCGCCAGCCCCGCCCACGGCTTCATCTATCCCCGCACCGTCACCGCCAAGGCGGATACAGCCTCAGCCAAGGGCTGA
- a CDS encoding lmo0937 family membrane protein, whose protein sequence is MLLTIALILFVLWALGVFAFKVTAGVIHLVLVVALIVGLVHLFRGRRV, encoded by the coding sequence ATGCTTTTGACAATCGCACTCATTCTGTTTGTCCTGTGGGCCTTGGGCGTCTTCGCATTCAAGGTTACCGCTGGCGTGATTCATCTCGTCCTTGTGGTAGCGCTGATTGTTGGCCTTGTGCATTTGTTCCGCGGTCGGCGAGTCTGA
- a CDS encoding glycosyltransferase, protein MSHATHPLLLCDLTQSYAPQGGGGIGTYLREKQRYILDHTPHRLLQIVPGPEDLVVEDGRHIWAQVGADQVRGSPNYRFIMRTGVVRRLLEEYRPDLIESQCPWVLPWTAINYGKAFPETALVAGYHTDFPEAHIYRVGSSLFGSFVAGGLRRLATGYAQLTYKEFDRVYTLSTIMERTLREYGIAHVDVISLGVDTDLFHPQRRDPSWRGELGLAVCGPVLVYAGRIDNEKRAYQLLDMFRRLPQSLDAGLVMIGDGKLRQQLEQESAGLNVSFPGFISNRADLARALASADIYVSAMADETFGISVIEAQACALPVIGVAAGAMPERVPHGTGVLVPVDDPQALADAVCKMWQGNHQQMGQLAREYVEGRFAWHRTFEKLLADVYPKALKAARLRTAKGRSGGSGLGALFSRDRVRRAVR, encoded by the coding sequence ATGTCACACGCGACGCATCCGCTCCTGCTTTGCGATCTCACCCAAAGTTACGCACCGCAGGGCGGCGGGGGGATCGGCACCTATCTCCGCGAGAAGCAGCGCTATATTCTGGACCACACGCCGCACCGCCTGTTGCAGATCGTGCCTGGCCCGGAAGATCTCGTTGTCGAGGACGGACGTCACATCTGGGCACAAGTGGGCGCAGATCAGGTGCGCGGCAGTCCGAATTACCGATTCATCATGCGCACCGGCGTCGTGCGCCGCCTGCTGGAAGAGTACAGGCCCGACCTGATCGAATCGCAGTGCCCGTGGGTTCTGCCGTGGACAGCGATCAACTACGGCAAGGCTTTTCCCGAAACTGCGCTGGTCGCGGGATATCACACCGATTTTCCCGAAGCCCATATCTATCGCGTCGGCTCTAGCCTGTTCGGCAGTTTCGTGGCGGGGGGCCTCCGCCGTCTCGCCACGGGCTATGCCCAGTTGACATACAAGGAGTTCGACAGGGTCTACACGCTGAGCACGATAATGGAGCGAACCTTGCGGGAATACGGCATCGCACATGTCGATGTGATATCGCTGGGCGTCGATACCGACCTTTTCCACCCGCAGCGACGCGATCCTTCCTGGCGCGGAGAGTTGGGCCTTGCCGTGTGCGGGCCGGTGCTAGTTTACGCGGGCAGGATCGACAACGAAAAGCGCGCATATCAGCTGCTGGATATGTTCAGGCGCTTGCCGCAGTCTCTTGATGCTGGCTTGGTCATGATTGGCGACGGCAAGCTGCGTCAACAGCTCGAGCAGGAGTCGGCGGGCCTGAACGTCTCGTTTCCGGGGTTCATCTCCAACCGGGCAGACCTTGCCCGCGCGCTGGCATCTGCCGATATCTATGTCTCGGCGATGGCCGATGAAACTTTCGGCATTTCGGTGATTGAAGCGCAGGCTTGCGCCTTGCCGGTGATCGGCGTGGCTGCGGGCGCAATGCCCGAGCGCGTGCCGCATGGCACAGGCGTTCTTGTCCCCGTCGACGATCCTCAGGCACTGGCAGATGCGGTCTGCAAAATGTGGCAGGGCAATCATCAGCAGATGGGGCAATTGGCCCGCGAGTATGTCGAGGGCCGGTTTGCATGGCACCGGACATTCGAAAAGCTGCTTGCCGATGTCTATCCCAAGGCGCTGAAAGCCGCCCGGCTCCGCACGGCAAAAGGCCGCTCCGGGGGGAGCGGCCTTGGTGCCTTGTTCAGTCGTGACAGGGTTAGGCGGGCAGTCCGCTGA